ACAGGACAAGTGGAGCGATAAGCGCGAACGGCAGTACGAGCACATCAAGGAGAGCCTGAAGGAGCGCGATCACTCCGAAGACGAGGCCGAGGAGATCGCCGCGCGCACCGTCAACAAGGAGCGCGCGCGACACGGCGAGTCGAAGCAGAAGAGCAAGACATCCACCGACGACATCTCCTCAAGTCGGCGAGGTGGCCTGCGCTCGCACTCCGGTGAGGGCGGCCGCACGCGCGATCAGCTGTACGAAGAGGCCAAGAAGAAAAACATCAAGGGCCGCTCAAGCATGACCAAGGCTCAGTTGGAGCGTGCCGTCGGGCGGTAGAGCCTCCCGCAGTGACCACCTCTCCCTTACTAACATCGGCGCATGGATCCCAACACCGAGGCGATCATTCGGATGGCATGGGCGCGCACGCTTGCGGTGCCCGACGACTCGTTTTCCGGTGCCGCCGAACGACTTGACGTGCCCTCCGACGACGCGACGCAGGTGCTCGCGGTGCTCCTTGGCGATCAGTGCGTGCTGAGCGCGCCGACGTGGGCGATCGACGAGGCGGCGTCGTACTCGGACGAGGCCCTGGTCTCCACCCAAGGGTTGCTGAGACTGACGCGTGACCACGCGCCGTCGCGGGTCCGGTCGTGCCGGCTGATGTATGCCGATGAGTACGTCGAGGATCCAGCGTTGGAGTCGGCGATCGTCACAGATGACCCTGCGGCACTGGATGATCTTCTGCGGCGCTGTGCCCCCGATGACGTCGGGCAGACCGACCTGCGGTCGCGTTCGCACCTGTTCGTGCTGCTCGAAGACGAGACTGATCGGCCGCTCGCGGCCGCGGCGTACGACGACGAAGGCGGCATGTTGGCCGACCTGTCAGTGATCGAGGCGATCGACGCGCGCGGATCCGGCGTCGGCGCTTTGGTTGGTGCCATTGCGACCAACGATGCCCTCGATGAGGGACTCATCCCGCAGCTGATGATCGATCGCGACGTATCGACGGAGTCGGCGGATGCGCTTGGGTATGTCGAGTTAGGGCAGCTGGCGCGAGTGCAGGTGCGCTAGGCGCGTCGGGCGCAAATCGTTCGCGCTGTCGGCTAGGCCGCAGGCATACTTTCCCGATGCCATCACCCGAGTCGACCGTCGAACCGGCCGCCATCCGCAACGCGCGGCACGACCTCGCCGTGGGCCGGCCGTGGCAGGCGCGCGACCGGCTCTCGTCGTACTGCGCCGCCCATCTCAACGAGCGAGCCTTGGATCTTCTCGGCGACGTGCATGCAGCGATGGGTGACCTGCCGGCGGCGGGCGCCGTCTGGTTTGTTCTTGACCGGACGGACCCGCTCGCCCGAGATGCAGCCGTGGCGTTTGACGAGTACTACGGACACAGCCGTGAGCGCACCTGGAGCGCGCTGCCGCGCGCTGTCCGAATGGGCTCAGAAGTGCCACGGGTGGCTGATCTTCGGGCTGAGTTCGGGGCATCGCGGGGAGCCGATGGGAACGAGACCCTTGGCTCGCGTGCGGCCGACGCGCTGTTTATGACGTCGCTGTTTGCCGGGTGCGGTGGGTTGCTCTCGGCGGCAGCGGTCGGCGTCGTGACAATCATCCGCTGGATCTTCGGCGGCAGCTGATCGGCCGGCGTCAGCTCTGACGCATCGACGGATTGCGGCGCGCTACCGCGAGCCCGCTGACGGCGGGAGCGCATAGCGCGGACGGCGGTCGTCGCGGAGGATCGCCAGCATTCGCTGCACCAGCGCGTCACCGTCGGACATCGGAGTCCAGATCGCGGCGACCGTCAATGGCCGCACAGGCGGGTCGGACTGCACGGTGTAGACCCCGTTGCGCTCGTTCTGAAACGACTGCGGCAGCAGCGAAATGCCCATACCGGCTGCGACGAGTGGCACCGCGGTTTGAGGTGTGGCGACCCACCGAACGCGCGGCGGTGGCATGCCAGCGGCTCGCCACGCGTCCTCCGCGATCACGTCGACCCCGGGATACTCAGGCGTCCCCTGCGGTAGCAGCCACGTCTGATCAGCGAGGTCGGTGAGCGGCAACGGCAGGTCACGATCGGCGAGCGCGCGTGGCACCCCGACGTACAAGCCCATCTGGGCGATCGGCTCGATCCGGAGCTCGCCGCGTTCGCGATGCGCGATGCGTGTGACATCGGCCGTGGCCGCGATGCCCAGGTCGACTTCGCCACGGCGCACGAGCTCGGCGATCGCGAAGGATGGGGGATCGACCAGCTCTACCTCAACATCTGGCGCTTGCGCATTCAGCTCAGCCAGCCGGGGTGGGAGGTAGTCCCAGGTCATGATCGGTCCGGTTGCGATGCGTACCCGTCCGGCCCGCCCCGCACCCAAGGCTCTGAGGCGGTCCTCGATGCGCTCAGCTTCGTTGAGCAACCTGCGCCCGGCGCCGACGAGGTAGTGCCCGGCTTCGGTCGGCTCGATGCCCCGATAGGTGCGGATCAGCAACGTCACGTCGAGTTCGCGTTCCAGCTTGGCGATGGCCAGGCTGAGCGGCGGTTGGGTGAGATGCAATCGCACTGCCGCTCGGGAGATGCTGCCCTCCTCGACGACGGCCAGAAAGTAGGCGATCTCCCTTAGGTTCATTTATAAAGCATATGACCTCGCCTAGTTTTTGATATTTCCTGTATCGCCTCCCGGGGCCCTAGCGTGACGCAGAACATCGACGACTGACGAGGTCGCCGACTGCATCACCCCACGGGAGCAGCGATGGCGCGGACCTTTCAACCAGGGCGAGTACGCCCACGCGGCGTGTCGTTGCTCGTCGGCCTACTTGCGCTCACGAGCGTGAGTGCCTGCAGCGTCGGGCAAGGAAGCGCGATCACGATCGGCAAGGGCGACCCAATCAAGGTCGGGGTGATTCCGGTTGTGGATTACGCGCCGGTCTACATCGCCATCGAACGCGGCTACTTCAGCGACGAAGGGCTGAATGTGCAAACCCAGGTGATGCAGAACGCTGCCGCGATCGCCCCTGGGGTCATCAATGGGCAACTGCAGTTCGGTACGGCAGCGACTACTGCGTTCATCGCCCCGGCGGCCAAGGGGCTGCCGCTGGTTGCGGTCGCCGACCAGGCCGACGTCGCCGTCGACGAGGCCGCCGATCCGGCCGCAGTGCTGGTGGGCGCAGACTCCGCAATCACCCGGCCGAAGGAACTCGAGGGCAAGACGGTCGCGACCAACGCACTCGGCTCGATCGCCTACGTCTCGATGGCCGCCTTGGTCAAGGGCGATGGCGGCGACCCATCGAAGGTGTCGTGGGTTGCGATGCCCTTCCCTGACATGGTCGGTGCCCTCGCCGAGGGCCGGATCGACGCCGCGTTTGCCAACGAGCCGTTCACCACGCTGCATCAGCAGGCCGGAGCGGTGGTGTTGAGCCCGGGGTTGTTCCCGGTCTTCACCCCCGGCGAGTCGTATGCGCTCGTGTTCTCGGCCAAGCCGTTCGTCGAGAAGAACCCCGAGATCGTCGAGGCGTTCGTCAGCGCGCTCGCGAAGGCAAGCGAACTCGCGCGCACCGATCCGCAGGTCGTCGTCGACGTTCTCGTCAAGTACGGCGGGATGAAACCTGAGGTGGCAGCGGCAATGAAGCAGCCAACGTTCGGCGACAATGTCGATCCCGCCGCGCTCACCCAAGCGTCAGAGGTGATGGCCGATCTCGGCATGCTGCCCGGTCCGGTCGACGGTACGACGCTCGTGATGGATGGCGGTGAGACGCCGTGACCGCC
The nucleotide sequence above comes from Epidermidibacterium keratini. Encoded proteins:
- a CDS encoding plasmid stabilization protein, with protein sequence MPQDKWSDKRERQYEHIKESLKERDHSEDEAEEIAARTVNKERARHGESKQKSKTSTDDISSSRRGGLRSHSGEGGRTRDQLYEEAKKKNIKGRSSMTKAQLERAVGR
- a CDS encoding DUF6584 family protein → MPSPESTVEPAAIRNARHDLAVGRPWQARDRLSSYCAAHLNERALDLLGDVHAAMGDLPAAGAVWFVLDRTDPLARDAAVAFDEYYGHSRERTWSALPRAVRMGSEVPRVADLRAEFGASRGADGNETLGSRAADALFMTSLFAGCGGLLSAAAVGVVTIIRWIFGGS
- a CDS encoding LysR family transcriptional regulator, coding for MNLREIAYFLAVVEEGSISRAAVRLHLTQPPLSLAIAKLERELDVTLLIRTYRGIEPTEAGHYLVGAGRRLLNEAERIEDRLRALGAGRAGRVRIATGPIMTWDYLPPRLAELNAQAPDVEVELVDPPSFAIAELVRRGEVDLGIAATADVTRIAHRERGELRIEPIAQMGLYVGVPRALADRDLPLPLTDLADQTWLLPQGTPEYPGVDVIAEDAWRAAGMPPPRVRWVATPQTAVPLVAAGMGISLLPQSFQNERNGVYTVQSDPPVRPLTVAAIWTPMSDGDALVQRMLAILRDDRRPRYALPPSAGSR
- a CDS encoding ABC transporter substrate-binding protein — encoded protein: MARTFQPGRVRPRGVSLLVGLLALTSVSACSVGQGSAITIGKGDPIKVGVIPVVDYAPVYIAIERGYFSDEGLNVQTQVMQNAAAIAPGVINGQLQFGTAATTAFIAPAAKGLPLVAVADQADVAVDEAADPAAVLVGADSAITRPKELEGKTVATNALGSIAYVSMAALVKGDGGDPSKVSWVAMPFPDMVGALAEGRIDAAFANEPFTTLHQQAGAVVLSPGLFPVFTPGESYALVFSAKPFVEKNPEIVEAFVSALAKASELARTDPQVVVDVLVKYGGMKPEVAAAMKQPTFGDNVDPAALTQASEVMADLGMLPGPVDGTTLVMDGGETP